One segment of Theobroma cacao cultivar B97-61/B2 chromosome 9, Criollo_cocoa_genome_V2, whole genome shotgun sequence DNA contains the following:
- the LOC18589417 gene encoding protein SMAX1-LIKE 4 — protein sequence MRSGACAVQQTLTTEAASVLKHSLSLARRRGHAQVTPLHVAATLLSSRASLLRRACLKSQPHPTPHPLQCRALELCFNVALNRLPTTPGPLLHGQPSLSNALIAALKRAQAHQRRGCVEQQQQQPLLTVKVELEQLVISILDDPSVSRVMREAGFSSTAVRNNIEDSSASSVFQCYSTSGGVFSSPCSPSPTDSQRELVNPSTFWQTHLLTYSSEQNPFFFSPQKKVPSNYVTDSASVKEDIKLVFEVFLRKKRKNTVIVGDCVSTTEGLVSELTERIERGDVPEEMKHVHFVKFYFAPVSLRFMKREDVEKHLADLRRKVDCVASGGEGAIIYAGDLTWTAEENLNGEIPGYRAVDHLVTEIGRLLSDYNFSNTKVWLVATASYQTYLRCHMRQPPLEAQWALQAVSVPSEGLGLSLHASSVHDSRMPFAQNPSQVLESKPFANKEEHDKLSCCAECTTNYEKDVQLFKSGQQKLLPPWLQPHGSNNAYQKDELLELRRKWNRLCHSLHQGRHNQNHLRSTLYNNQSHTGKSHPYASSYPWWPCQSSMFPDSTSIYFSDSGSKLNHSPNSVPKFRRQNSCTIEFNFGNGTHKHESGEPNLDSLKNSEDKEVKITLALGNSLFSNSGKPAKETSEVCKLLQANVPWQSETIPSIAETLIDSKSTKKETWLLIQGNDVIGKRRLARAIAESVLGSPDFLLHMNMRNNEVTSCSETLVRALRNNDRLVVLVENVDLADTQFLKLLADGFEAGLFGESREREGGSNQAIFILTKSISSSYEDGKRNQDSVLEMKLNVNEKSSSFGSPNSENKRKAEWDVSNKIKTPRIDEEDPSSTGGENGSIKKELSRQSSLNTLDLNMKADEDDESGDKPGEFSPISSDLTRETTADPHIPIGFLKLIQNRYVFNQNATQEKEMKEFFVSKMKGSLKETFGGQNVISFSVEKRVLEGILFGSSYFLNSLFEKWLKDIFQTGLQTVKIGGKEGIGEIRLSYGGIGEKAMENGYMGTCLPKKIQVSFMG from the exons ATGCGCTCAGGAGCCTGTGCGGTGCAGCAGACCCTCACAACAGAGGCTGCTTCAGTATTGAAGCACTCTCTCAGCCTGGCAAGGAGGAGAGGCCATGCTCAGGTCACTCCCCTCCACGTGGCTGCCACTTTGCTAAGCTCAAGGGCTAGCCTTTTGAGAAGGGCTTGTCTCAAGTCTCAGCCTCACCCGACTCCGCATCCTCTTCAGTGTAGAGCTCTCGAGCTTTGCTTTAACGTGGCTCTCAACAGACTACCCACAACGCCTGGTCCTCTCCTTCATGGCCAACCCTCCCTCTCAAACGCTCTGATTGCAGCACTCAAAAGAGCACAAGCCCACCAGAGAAGGGGCTGCGTTGAGCAACAGCAGCAACAGCCTCTCTTGACTGTAAAAGTGGAGCTGGAACAGCTCGTCATATCCATACTCGATGACCCTAGCGTTAGTAGGGTTATGAGGGAAGCTGGCTTCTCCAGCACTGCTGTCAGGAACAACATCGAGGACTCCTCAGCTTCATCTGTCTTCCAGTGTTATAGCACTTCGGGTGGGGTCTTTTCTTCACCTTGTTCTCCTTCTCCTACTGACTCTCAGAGAGAACTCGTCAACCCTAGCACTTTCTGGCAAACCCATCTCTTGACCTACTCTTCCGAGCAGaacccatttttcttttcgcCTCAAAAGAAAGTCCCAAGCAACTATGTCACAGATTCAGCGTCTGTGAAGGAAGATATCAAGCTGGTTTTTGAGGTTTTTctgaggaaaaaaagaaagaacactGTGATAGTTGGTGACTGTGTGTCCACAACTGAAGGCCTTGTTTCGGAGCTGACGGAGAGGATAGAGAGAGGAGATGTTCCTGAGGAAATGAAACACGTCCATTTTGTCAAGTTTTACTTCGCGCCTGTGTCTTTGAGATTCATGAAAAGAGAAGATGTTGAAAAGCATCTGGCGGACCTGAGGAGGAAAGTGGATTGCGTTGCATCTGGGGGAGAGGGTGCCATTATCTATGCAGGAGACTTAACATGGACTGCGGAAGAAAATCTGAATGGAGAAATCCCTGGTTACAGAGCAGTTGATCATCTAGTAACTGAAATAGGAAGACTGCTCTCTGACTATAACTTCTCAAACACAAAGGTGTGGTTAGTAGCCACTGCGAGTTATCAAACATACCTGAGATGCCATATGAGGCAACCTCCTCTGGAGGCTCAATGGGCACTTCAAGCCGTTTCTGTTCCCTCAGAAGGGCTTGGTTTGAGCCTCCATGCTTCCAG TGTCCATGATTCAAGGATGCCCTTTGCTCAGAACCCATCTCAAGTGCTTGAATCGAAGCCATTTGCTAACAAGGAAGAGCATGACAAGCTCAGTTGCTGTGCCGAATGCACTACAAATTATGAGAAAGATGTACAGCTGTTTAAGTCTGGCCAGCAAAAGCTCTTGCCTCCTTGGCTGCAACCTCATGGTAGTAACAATGCCTACCAAAAG GATGAATTGCTTGAATTGAGGAGAAAATGGAACAGACTATGCCACAGCTTACACCAAGGCAGGCATAATCAGAACCATTTGAGATCCACCTTGTATAACAATCAAAGCCATACTGGAAAAAGCCATCCTTATGCTTCATCATACCCTTGGTGGCCTTGTCAAAGTAGCATGTTCCCCGATTCGACTTCAATCTATTTCTCTGATTCTGGTTCGAAGCTGAACCACAGCCCCAATTCGGTGCCTAAATTCAGACGGCAAAACTCGTGTACCATTGAGTTCAATTTCGGTAATGGTACACACAAGCACGAATCAGGTGAACCAAACTTGGATTCACTTAAGAACAGTGAGGATAAAGAGGTAAAGATCACCCTTGCTCTTGGTAATTCTTTGTTTTCAAACTCAGGGAAACCAGCAAAAGAGACAAGTGAAGTGTGTAAGTTGTTGCAAGCTAATGTCCCTTGGCAATCTGAGACCATTCCTTCAATAGCTGAAACCTTGATAGATTCCAAATCCACCAAAAAGGAGACTTGGTTGCTGATTCAGGGGAATGATGTGATTGGAAAAAGAAGATTGGCACGTGCAATTGCAGAATCTGTTTTGGGGTCACCTGATTTTCTCTTGCACATGAACATGAGAAATAATGAGGTGACCTCATGTTCTGAGACGCTCGTAAGAGCATTGAGGAACAATGACAGGCTTGTAGTTTTGGTGGAAAATGTTGATTTGGCTGATACCCAGTTCCTAAAGCTCCTTGCTGATGGATTTGAAGCCGGGTTATTTGGAGAATCAAGAGAACGGGAGGGAGGTAGTAACCAagcaatatttattttaaccaAGTCCATTTCCTCAAGCTATGAAGATGGGAAAAGGAATCAGGATTCCGTACTGGAGATGAAGCTTAATGTCAACGAAAAAAGTAGCAGTTTTGGGTCACCAAACTctgaaaacaagagaaaagccGAGTGGGATGTTTCAAACAAGATCAAAACGCCAAGAATCGACGAGGAAGATCCATCTTCTACTGGTGGTGAGAATGGTAGCATCAAGAAAGAGTTATCAAGGCAGTCTAGTTTGAACACTCTTGATCTGAACATGAAAGCTGATGAGGATGATGAAAGTGGGGATAAACCTGGAGAGTTTAGTCCCATTTCAAGTGACTTAACTAGGGAGACCACAGCTGATCCTCATATTCCAATCGGGTTCCTTAAATTGATCCAGAACCGTTATGTTTTCAACCAAAATGCAACTCAGGAGAAGGAGATGAAAGAGTTTTTTGTGTCCAAGATGAAGGGATCCCTGAAGGAAACGTTCGGGGGTCAAAATGTGATTAGTTTTAGCGTTGAAAAGAGGGTGTTGGAGGGGATTTTATTTGGCTCAAGTTATTTTCTCAACAGCCTTTTTGAGAAGTGGCTAAAAGACATTTTTCAAACAGGCTTGCAAACTGTTAAAATTGGCGGGAAAGAGGGTATAGGTGAAATTAGACTAAGTTATGGGGGTATAGGTGAAAAAGCAATGGAAAATGGGTACATGGGGACTTGCCTCCCCAAGAAAATCCAAGTTTCTTTCATGGGCTAA